Proteins co-encoded in one Actinomadura luteofluorescens genomic window:
- a CDS encoding TetR/AcrR family transcriptional regulator has protein sequence MTEYSGAGDPKRTLELLWGVRERPRRGPKPRLTAEEIVRAAVRLADAEGLDGLSIRRIAEELGVSPMSIYTYVPGKAELIDVMVDRAFGELEPPAGGSWRARLEHIARGDWALFHRHPWLLQITTVRPPLGPNTCAKFEYELRAVDGLGLSDVEMDSVVALVTGFAESSARVSVNAAEAERRSGMTDEQWWEASAPLLETLVNEDDYPLGTRVGAAVGSEYGSAVAPGRAFEFGLARVLDGIEVLISSR, from the coding sequence GTGACCGAGTACAGCGGGGCGGGCGACCCCAAGCGCACCCTGGAGCTGCTGTGGGGCGTGCGGGAGCGTCCCAGGCGGGGGCCCAAGCCGCGGCTGACCGCGGAGGAGATCGTCCGGGCGGCGGTCCGGCTGGCCGACGCCGAGGGCCTGGACGGGCTGTCGATCCGGCGCATCGCCGAGGAGCTGGGCGTCTCCCCGATGTCGATCTACACCTACGTGCCAGGCAAGGCGGAGCTGATCGACGTCATGGTCGACCGCGCCTTCGGCGAGCTGGAGCCGCCCGCCGGCGGCTCCTGGCGGGCCCGCCTGGAGCACATCGCCCGCGGCGACTGGGCGCTGTTCCACCGGCACCCGTGGCTGCTCCAGATCACCACGGTCCGGCCGCCGCTCGGCCCGAACACGTGCGCCAAGTTCGAGTACGAGCTGCGCGCCGTGGACGGCCTCGGCCTCAGCGACGTGGAGATGGACTCGGTCGTCGCGCTCGTGACCGGCTTCGCCGAGAGCTCCGCCCGGGTGTCGGTCAACGCCGCCGAGGCCGAGCGCCGCAGCGGGATGACCGACGAGCAGTGGTGGGAGGCGAGCGCCCCCCTCCTGGAGACGCTGGTGAACGAGGACGACTACCCGCTCGGGACCCGCGTCGGCGCCGCCGTCGGGTCCGAGTACGGTTCCGCCGTCGCGCCCGGCCGCGCCTTCGAGTTCGGCCTCGCCCGCGTCCTGGACGGCATCGAGGTGCTGATCAGCTCCCGCTAG
- a CDS encoding ATP-binding cassette domain-containing protein yields the protein MTEPRFAVVAEGLRKRYGGTEALAGLDLRVPAGTVHGLLGPNGAGKTTAVRILTTLARPDGGSARVAGLDVVRDAARVRRRIGLVGQNAAVDEVLGGRQNLVMFSRLHHLGAGRARRRADELLERFRLTDAAAKPAGEYSGGMRRRLDLAASMILAPPVLFLDEPTTGLDPRSRGEVWDAIRDLVEGGTTVLLTTQYLEEADRLASGVSVIDHGRVIAEGTPDALKARLGGDRVEVVVDDPGALAAAAEIVGRVATGEVDVDAEALRVGAPVPGRAAALTEVVRALDEAGVAVADIGLRRPTLDEVFLHLTEKEEVAS from the coding sequence GTGACGGAACCACGGTTCGCGGTCGTCGCCGAGGGGCTGCGCAAGCGCTACGGCGGCACCGAGGCCCTCGCCGGGCTGGACCTGCGCGTCCCCGCGGGGACCGTGCACGGCCTGCTCGGCCCGAACGGCGCGGGCAAGACCACCGCCGTCCGGATCCTGACCACGCTGGCCCGGCCGGACGGCGGCAGCGCCCGCGTCGCCGGGCTCGACGTGGTCCGCGACGCCGCCCGGGTGCGGCGCCGCATCGGGCTCGTCGGGCAGAACGCCGCGGTCGACGAGGTGCTCGGCGGGCGGCAGAACCTCGTCATGTTCAGCCGCCTCCACCACCTCGGCGCCGGGCGGGCGCGGCGGCGGGCGGACGAGCTGCTGGAGCGGTTCCGGCTCACCGACGCCGCCGCGAAGCCGGCGGGGGAGTACTCGGGGGGCATGCGGCGGCGCCTCGACCTGGCCGCGTCGATGATCCTCGCGCCGCCCGTGCTGTTCCTGGACGAGCCGACCACCGGGCTGGACCCGCGCAGCCGGGGCGAGGTGTGGGACGCGATCCGCGACCTGGTGGAGGGCGGCACGACCGTCCTGCTCACCACCCAGTACCTGGAGGAGGCCGACCGGCTCGCCTCCGGCGTCTCGGTGATCGACCACGGCCGCGTCATCGCCGAGGGCACCCCCGACGCGCTCAAGGCGCGGCTCGGCGGCGACCGCGTCGAGGTCGTCGTCGACGACCCGGGGGCGCTCGCCGCCGCCGCCGAGATCGTCGGCCGGGTCGCGACCGGCGAGGTGGACGTCGACGCGGAGGCCCTGCGCGTCGGGGCGCCGGTGCCGGGGCGGGCCGCCGCGCTGACCGAGGTCGTCCGGGCCCTGGACGAGGCGGGCGTCGCCGTCGCCGACATCGGCCTCCGGCGCCCGACCCTGGACGAGGTGTTCCTGCACCTCACGGAGAAGGAGGAGGTGGCTTCATGA
- a CDS encoding ABC transporter permease: MSKANLGAVPPQGGRVSVQAVRWAVADGWVLTSRALAHWARKPGEVAVALLFPVMVVLMMGYLFGGQMDVPGGGSYRAFIVPGMFALTMAFGIETTFAAIASDASKGVTDRFRSMPMASSAVVVGRATADMLHSVVALAVMAACGVLIGWRVHDGAAKALAGLGLLLLLRFSLVWLGVYLGLVAKGPESVAAVQILVWPIGFLSSALVAPSTMPGWLGAVAEWNPMSATVTACRELFGEPVAGGSWAAQHSVLMAVVWPLVIAAVFFPLSVRRYRALGR; encoded by the coding sequence ATGAGCAAGGCGAACCTGGGGGCCGTGCCCCCGCAGGGCGGGCGCGTGAGCGTTCAGGCGGTGCGGTGGGCCGTGGCCGACGGGTGGGTGCTGACCTCGCGCGCCCTGGCCCACTGGGCGCGCAAGCCGGGCGAGGTCGCCGTCGCGCTGCTCTTCCCGGTGATGGTCGTGCTGATGATGGGCTACCTGTTCGGCGGGCAGATGGACGTCCCCGGTGGCGGCAGCTACCGGGCGTTCATCGTCCCCGGCATGTTCGCGCTGACGATGGCGTTCGGGATCGAGACGACGTTCGCCGCGATCGCGAGCGACGCGAGCAAGGGCGTGACCGACCGGTTCCGGTCGATGCCGATGGCGTCCTCCGCCGTCGTGGTGGGCCGGGCCACCGCCGACATGCTCCACTCGGTCGTCGCGCTGGCCGTGATGGCGGCCTGCGGCGTGCTGATCGGCTGGCGCGTCCACGACGGCGCGGCCAAGGCCCTCGCGGGGCTCGGGCTCCTTCTGCTGCTGCGCTTCTCCCTGGTCTGGCTCGGCGTCTACCTCGGCCTGGTCGCCAAGGGACCCGAGTCGGTGGCGGCCGTCCAGATCCTGGTCTGGCCGATCGGGTTCCTGTCCAGCGCCCTGGTGGCGCCGAGCACGATGCCGGGGTGGCTGGGCGCGGTGGCCGAGTGGAACCCCATGTCGGCGACGGTGACGGCGTGCCGGGAGCTGTTCGGCGAGCCGGTCGCGGGCGGGTCGTGGGCGGCGCAGCACAGCGTGCTGATGGCGGTGGTGTGGCCGCTGGTGATCGCGGCGGTGTTCTTCCCGCTGTCGGTGCGCCGCTACCGCGCCCTCGGCCGCTAG
- a CDS encoding sigma-70 family RNA polymerase sigma factor translates to MAHRSPAAASATRERPPGPWSWFRGPRPAGGVDDQVIVTELYRVYGRPLLSFVLRLTGGDRHWAEDVVQETMIRAWRSAHQLDENATSLLPWLATVARRIVIDDQRRKNARPQEAGEGPLENMRVPDGLEDLLRSVVVSEALLALSPAHREILNETFFRDRSVNEAAKRLGIPVGTVKSRVYYALRALRVALEERGVTP, encoded by the coding sequence ATGGCCCACAGATCACCGGCCGCCGCGTCGGCCACCCGCGAACGCCCGCCCGGACCGTGGAGCTGGTTCCGCGGCCCGCGGCCCGCCGGCGGCGTGGACGACCAGGTGATCGTGACCGAGCTGTACCGCGTGTACGGCCGCCCGCTGCTGTCGTTCGTCCTGCGGCTCACCGGCGGCGACCGGCACTGGGCCGAGGACGTCGTCCAGGAGACGATGATCCGCGCCTGGCGCAGCGCGCACCAGCTCGACGAGAACGCGACCTCGCTGCTGCCCTGGCTGGCGACCGTCGCCCGCCGGATCGTCATCGACGACCAGCGCCGCAAGAACGCACGGCCGCAGGAGGCGGGCGAGGGCCCGCTGGAGAACATGCGCGTGCCCGACGGGTTGGAGGATCTGCTGCGCTCCGTCGTCGTGTCCGAAGCCCTCCTCGCCCTGTCTCCGGCCCACCGCGAGATCCTCAACGAGACCTTCTTCCGGGACCGCTCGGTGAACGAGGCCGCCAAGCGGCTCGGGATCCCCGTGGGGACCGTGAAGTCCCGGGTCTACTACGCGCTCCGGGCGCTGCGCGTCGCCCTGGAGGAGAGGGGCGTGACGCCATGA
- a CDS encoding PPOX class F420-dependent oxidoreductase yields MADEAALRKLLAGRDIGVLATLKRDGRPQLSTINYHFDEGRGLVRISITADRAKARNLARDPRASLHVSSPDGWSWVVAEGTAELSAVAADPGDAAVEELVEVYRDIRGEHPDWDEYRRVMVEDGRVVVRLRVDRLYGQAH; encoded by the coding sequence ATGGCGGACGAGGCGGCACTGCGGAAACTGCTGGCGGGACGCGACATCGGGGTGCTGGCCACCCTCAAGCGCGACGGGCGCCCCCAGCTGTCCACGATCAACTACCACTTCGACGAGGGGCGCGGGCTCGTCCGGATCTCGATCACCGCCGACCGGGCCAAGGCCCGCAACCTGGCCCGCGATCCGCGCGCGAGCCTGCACGTCAGCTCGCCCGACGGCTGGTCGTGGGTGGTGGCCGAGGGCACCGCCGAGCTCTCGGCGGTCGCCGCCGACCCCGGCGACGCCGCCGTCGAGGAGCTCGTCGAGGTCTACCGCGACATCCGCGGCGAGCACCCCGACTGGGACGAGTACCGCCGCGTCATGGTCGAGGACGGCCGTGTCGTCGTCCGCCTGCGCGTCGACCGGCTCTACGGGCAGGCGCACTGA
- a CDS encoding SRPBCC family protein — translation MIQATATTAASPEDLFRHLAVPEAWGAWGRFPVPARRARAGDTAPYGVGTVKKIWPASERTVAYEPYEHFGYIAVAGLPVRSYRADVRLERRDAGTLLRWEATFEPLIPGTGPVVGFALRQMLRAFTRWLPAHVEDCPPDCPARTAEGV, via the coding sequence ATGATCCAGGCAACCGCCACCACCGCCGCCTCGCCCGAGGACCTCTTCCGGCACCTGGCCGTCCCCGAGGCGTGGGGCGCCTGGGGCCGGTTCCCTGTCCCGGCGCGGCGGGCGCGCGCGGGCGACACCGCCCCCTACGGCGTCGGGACGGTCAAGAAGATCTGGCCGGCCAGCGAGCGGACCGTCGCCTACGAGCCCTACGAGCACTTCGGCTACATCGCGGTGGCGGGCCTGCCGGTGCGCTCCTACCGCGCGGACGTCCGGCTGGAGCGCCGGGACGCCGGGACACTCCTGCGCTGGGAGGCGACGTTCGAGCCGCTGATCCCCGGCACCGGCCCGGTCGTCGGCTTCGCGCTCCGGCAGATGCTGAGGGCCTTCACCCGCTGGCTGCCCGCCCACGTCGAGGACTGCCCGCCGGACTGCCCCGCCCGCACGGCCGAGGGCGTCTGA
- a CDS encoding FAD-dependent oxidoreductase, producing MTDIEHVDAVVIGSGFGGSVTAYRLAEAGQRVVLLERGQPYPPGSFPRTPAEMGRAFWDPDAGLYGMYDVWGFKGCDSVVSAGLGGGSLIYANVLLRKDERWFVHDRPVPGGGHEPWPISRADLDPHYDAVERMMGATPYPLDQVPYDDTPKTHALQDAAAELGLHSTLPPLAVSFASEPGGTPGVSLPIADPAYGNLHGARRRTCKLCGECDIGCNEGSKNSLDHNYLSAAAHHGADIRTSHEVKAIRPRPGGGYEVDYVHHADLTARKRRLPTRTITCDRLVLGAGTYGTTYLLLKSRKAFPGLSSALGTRFCGNGDLLTFLMRAKDRNRVRPLNASRGPVITTAIRLPDDLDGVPGAGRGAYIQDGGYPGFTDWIVNGFDVRGEFERAVEFLWGRFKEFFKDAPDTNLSKELSDLIGDGALTVSSLPLLGMGRETADGRLHLQDGRLTADWNARTSEELFNRVRKTMQGIADVLGADYADNPMWFRKRIITVHPLGGAPMGDHPGEGVCDAFGEVFGFPGLYIADGAAMPGPVGPNPSLTIAAQADRLATRLLEETSARRGAGGPTAPPATGAEPAGGAGSPGGAGNGSAYGPASGSHGGTRGPSTVAAGRTSLSFTEEMKGFVTYGETDTRIGELVDGRLPLSFRLTITAADTDRFLAEPDHEATATGWVDATGHGGRRPVEGGTFNLFVADGPEDRRLMRYRLFYTDGEGRRRTLSGHKNVLHGPPTRIWPDTSTLYVRLLDGHVAADEEDGAEVVAAGVLHIQLTDFARQLTTFRTTGPGGAGTLLDFGRFFAGELWEVYGPDPD from the coding sequence ATGACCGACATCGAACACGTCGACGCCGTAGTGATCGGATCCGGATTCGGCGGATCCGTCACCGCGTACCGGCTGGCGGAGGCCGGGCAGCGGGTCGTCCTGCTGGAGCGCGGGCAGCCGTACCCGCCCGGCAGCTTCCCGCGCACCCCCGCCGAGATGGGCCGGGCGTTCTGGGACCCGGACGCCGGCCTGTACGGGATGTACGACGTGTGGGGGTTCAAGGGCTGCGACTCGGTCGTGTCCGCCGGCCTCGGCGGCGGGTCCCTGATCTACGCGAACGTGCTGCTGCGCAAGGACGAGCGCTGGTTCGTGCACGACCGTCCGGTGCCCGGCGGGGGCCACGAGCCGTGGCCGATCTCGCGCGCCGACCTGGACCCGCACTACGACGCCGTCGAGCGGATGATGGGCGCCACGCCGTACCCGCTGGACCAGGTCCCCTACGACGACACCCCGAAGACGCACGCGCTCCAGGACGCGGCGGCCGAGCTCGGCCTGCACAGCACGCTGCCGCCCCTCGCGGTCAGCTTCGCCTCCGAGCCCGGCGGCACGCCCGGGGTGAGCCTGCCGATCGCCGACCCCGCGTACGGGAACCTGCACGGCGCCCGCCGCCGGACGTGCAAGCTGTGCGGCGAGTGCGACATCGGCTGCAACGAGGGCTCCAAGAACAGCCTCGACCACAACTACCTGTCCGCGGCCGCGCACCACGGCGCCGACATCCGCACCTCCCACGAGGTGAAGGCGATCCGGCCGCGGCCGGGCGGCGGGTATGAGGTCGACTACGTCCACCACGCGGACCTGACCGCCAGGAAGCGCCGCCTGCCGACCCGGACGATCACCTGCGACCGGCTGGTCCTGGGCGCCGGCACCTACGGCACGACGTACCTGCTGCTGAAGTCGCGCAAGGCGTTCCCCGGCCTCAGCTCCGCGCTCGGCACCCGCTTCTGCGGCAACGGCGACCTGCTGACGTTCCTGATGCGGGCCAAGGACCGCAACCGGGTCCGCCCGCTGAACGCCAGCCGCGGACCGGTGATCACCACGGCGATCCGGCTGCCGGACGACCTGGACGGCGTGCCCGGCGCGGGCCGCGGCGCCTACATCCAGGACGGCGGCTACCCCGGGTTCACCGACTGGATCGTGAACGGCTTCGACGTCCGCGGCGAGTTCGAGCGCGCGGTCGAGTTCCTGTGGGGCCGCTTCAAGGAGTTCTTCAAGGACGCGCCGGACACCAACCTGTCCAAGGAGCTGTCGGACCTGATCGGCGACGGGGCGCTGACGGTCAGCTCGCTGCCGCTGCTCGGCATGGGCCGCGAGACCGCCGACGGGCGGCTGCACCTCCAGGACGGCCGGCTCACCGCCGACTGGAACGCCCGGACCAGCGAGGAGCTGTTCAACCGCGTCCGCAAGACGATGCAGGGGATCGCGGACGTGCTCGGCGCCGACTACGCCGACAACCCGATGTGGTTCCGCAAGCGCATCATCACCGTCCATCCGCTGGGCGGCGCCCCCATGGGCGACCACCCGGGCGAAGGCGTCTGCGACGCCTTCGGCGAGGTGTTCGGGTTCCCGGGCCTCTACATCGCCGACGGGGCGGCGATGCCCGGCCCGGTGGGCCCGAACCCCTCGCTCACCATCGCCGCGCAGGCCGATCGGCTGGCCACGCGGCTGCTGGAGGAGACGTCCGCCCGCCGGGGGGCGGGAGGACCGACCGCCCCGCCTGCCACGGGGGCCGAGCCGGCCGGGGGAGCCGGCTCGCCAGGCGGGGCGGGGAACGGCTCGGCGTACGGCCCCGCATCGGGGAGTCACGGCGGAACACGGGGACCGTCCACCGTGGCCGCGGGCCGTACGTCGCTGTCGTTCACCGAGGAGATGAAGGGGTTCGTCACCTACGGCGAGACCGACACGCGGATCGGCGAGCTGGTGGACGGGCGCCTGCCCCTGTCGTTCCGCCTGACGATCACCGCGGCGGACACCGACCGGTTCCTGGCCGAACCGGACCACGAGGCGACGGCCACGGGGTGGGTCGACGCCACCGGGCACGGGGGGCGCCGCCCGGTCGAGGGGGGCACGTTCAACCTGTTCGTCGCGGACGGGCCCGAGGACCGGCGGCTGATGCGGTACCGGCTGTTCTACACCGACGGGGAGGGACGGCGGCGCACGCTGAGCGGGCACAAGAACGTCCTGCACGGGCCGCCGACGCGGATCTGGCCGGACACCTCCACCCTCTACGTGCGGCTGCTGGACGGGCACGTCGCCGCGGACGAGGAGGACGGCGCGGAGGTCGTCGCGGCCGGGGTGCTGCACATCCAGCTGACCGACTTCGCGCGGCAGCTCACGACGTTCCGCACGACGGGGCCGGGCGGGGCGGGCACGCTGCTCGACTTCGGCAGGTTCTTCGCCGGGGAGCTGTGGGAGGTCTACGGTCCCGACCCCGACTGA
- a CDS encoding alpha/beta fold hydrolase: MHGLTSSSDLFIMPEIPNLASHLLDNGFTDVWTVDFRMSGRFPYDGETHRYTLDDIALYDFPAALAELRRHIGDRPLHVIAHCLGAVSFSMALFAGTVTDIASLTCNSVSLTPRVPAFSKVKLGLGTWFLEYVLGLPFLDPRFGDAPRFTRPWMLSRAVSLFHGECSTRACHMQSFQWGAGKPAMYEHENLLPETHARVADICTASGLHYYRHVRKMVKAGHSVKYAPRDERYARLPENYLENAADVETPMLLLAPGNNRVFTDSNIHLHKILEKAAPGRHELASLPGYGHLDPLIGKDSHIDVFPRVVDFLKRHAS; the protein is encoded by the coding sequence GTGCACGGGCTCACCTCCTCCAGCGACCTGTTCATCATGCCGGAGATCCCGAACCTGGCGTCGCACCTGCTCGACAACGGCTTCACCGACGTGTGGACCGTGGACTTCCGGATGAGCGGCCGCTTCCCGTACGACGGCGAGACGCACCGCTACACCCTCGACGACATCGCCCTGTACGACTTCCCGGCCGCCCTCGCCGAACTGCGCAGGCACATCGGCGACCGGCCGCTGCACGTCATCGCGCACTGCCTGGGCGCCGTGTCGTTCTCGATGGCCCTGTTCGCCGGGACCGTCACCGACATCGCCTCCCTCACCTGCAACAGCGTGTCGCTCACGCCGCGGGTGCCGGCGTTCTCGAAGGTCAAGCTCGGCCTCGGCACCTGGTTCCTGGAGTACGTCCTCGGGCTGCCGTTCCTCGACCCGCGGTTCGGCGACGCCCCGCGGTTCACGCGGCCGTGGATGCTGTCGCGGGCGGTGTCGCTGTTCCACGGCGAGTGCTCCACCCGCGCCTGCCACATGCAGAGCTTCCAGTGGGGGGCGGGCAAGCCGGCGATGTACGAGCACGAGAACCTGCTGCCCGAGACGCACGCGCGCGTCGCCGACATCTGCACCGCGTCCGGGCTGCACTACTACCGGCACGTCCGCAAGATGGTCAAGGCGGGCCACTCGGTCAAGTACGCGCCTCGGGACGAGCGCTACGCGCGCCTCCCGGAGAACTACCTGGAGAACGCGGCGGACGTGGAGACGCCCATGCTGCTCCTCGCGCCCGGCAACAACCGCGTCTTCACCGACTCCAACATCCACCTGCACAAGATCCTCGAGAAGGCGGCGCCGGGGCGCCACGAGCTGGCCTCGCTGCCCGGCTACGGGCACCTCGACCCGCTGATCGGCAAGGACTCGCACATCGACGTGTTCCCGCGCGTCGTCGACTTCCTCAAGCGCCACGCATCATGA
- a CDS encoding helix-turn-helix transcriptional regulator, producing the protein MEGRTGHDNGAAPSGVPLVGRRDVLRVFEESLDATAADAFRFLALVGEPGAGKTRLLTELSNAAEARKLATLAGRASEFEQEMPFGAVVDALDDHLEDHAGDLGRGTVRLLGPVFPALAASLSDGEDAGPPGSAPVATPVARYQLYRAVRRLLEEVAAPSGLVLILDDVHWADNATIELLDHLVRHPPRARVLIAVAYRPAQASARLAALVQASLRDEGGHRLTVKPLTQAEVAEMLGPGVSGARCSELYRASGGNPFYLEALARTREPLAAGYAEGELPPAVRAALQLELSGLSPDALLIAQSAAVAADEFAPPLAAVAAEVSERVALAALDELVARDIVRPRAERFRFRHPLVRHAAYRSAAAGWRLAAHGRIAAYLTEIGAPAAFRARHLERSARVGDRAAVATLVEAARAFATQAPSTAAHWLKVALGLMPATDDAGAAGGDPAQPSRLALMMELAQVQTVGGHLIEGRETARSVLKMLPLDAYEQRARAARLAALMERQLDRPNEARTLLLDELRRMPDPRSPAAVPLRMRLIAERMMRIDFRAAQAVLDLMPDSSEDWEPSLELAVAAFRPMPALAAGRIEDTLRYLAAADRLVDAAPDEHLAEWMDAIAWLCWAETFMGRFRPAARRFERAVDVARATGQLYVVPTLMAGLTRAYGMLGRLEEAAVVAEEAVEEARLLHSGQQLVFALTQQSLVAGWSGDEESALRHAEEAIESGAGVGEWWGSMARYARAMALIGLGRLEEGAEAVDATVKGPLDQRTHLSLSEVMAGVEAGRGRAAAAQKWVERGEHYIIPGLEAHNGLAQLARAHVLQLTDAAAAAREALAAAEMFEEAGHRIDAGRARMRAGQAHAGSGERAAAREQLRLAAEIFAGCGARSLHAQAVREQRRIGVRVPARGGGRETGLPGGLSKREYEVASLVVEGCTNSQIAERLFVSIRTVETHLSHIFAKFGVNSRVGVVNALSRQDPDAPGAG; encoded by the coding sequence ATGGAGGGTCGTACCGGCCACGACAACGGAGCGGCGCCGAGCGGCGTCCCGCTGGTCGGGCGCAGGGACGTCCTCCGTGTCTTCGAGGAGTCCCTGGACGCCACGGCGGCCGACGCGTTCCGCTTCCTGGCCCTCGTGGGCGAGCCGGGGGCGGGCAAGACGCGGCTGCTGACCGAGCTGTCGAACGCCGCCGAAGCCCGCAAGCTCGCCACCCTGGCCGGCCGGGCCTCGGAGTTCGAGCAGGAGATGCCGTTCGGCGCCGTCGTCGACGCCCTCGACGACCACCTGGAGGACCACGCGGGCGACCTCGGCCGCGGCACCGTCCGGCTGCTCGGCCCGGTGTTCCCGGCGCTCGCCGCCTCCCTCAGCGACGGGGAGGACGCCGGCCCGCCCGGCAGCGCGCCCGTGGCCACCCCGGTGGCCCGGTACCAGCTGTACCGCGCGGTGCGGCGGCTGCTGGAGGAGGTGGCCGCCCCGTCCGGGCTGGTCCTGATCCTCGACGACGTGCACTGGGCCGACAACGCCACGATCGAGCTGCTGGACCATCTCGTGCGGCACCCGCCGCGCGCCCGGGTGCTGATCGCCGTCGCCTACCGTCCCGCGCAGGCGTCGGCGCGCCTCGCCGCGCTGGTCCAGGCGTCGCTGCGGGACGAGGGCGGGCACCGGCTCACCGTCAAGCCGCTCACCCAGGCCGAGGTCGCCGAGATGCTCGGCCCCGGCGTCAGCGGGGCGCGCTGCAGCGAGCTGTACCGGGCCAGCGGCGGCAACCCCTTCTACCTGGAGGCCCTCGCCCGCACCCGCGAGCCCCTCGCCGCCGGCTACGCCGAGGGCGAGCTGCCGCCCGCCGTGCGGGCGGCGCTGCAACTGGAGCTGAGCGGGCTGTCGCCGGACGCGCTGCTGATCGCGCAGAGCGCCGCCGTCGCGGCCGACGAGTTCGCGCCGCCGCTGGCCGCGGTGGCCGCGGAGGTGAGCGAGCGGGTCGCGCTGGCCGCGCTCGACGAGCTGGTCGCCCGCGACATCGTGCGGCCCCGCGCCGAGCGCTTCCGGTTCCGGCACCCGCTCGTGCGGCACGCCGCCTACCGGTCCGCCGCGGCGGGCTGGCGGCTGGCCGCGCACGGCCGGATCGCCGCCTACCTCACCGAGATCGGCGCGCCCGCCGCCTTCCGCGCCCGGCACCTGGAGCGCTCGGCCCGGGTCGGCGACCGCGCCGCCGTCGCGACTCTGGTGGAGGCGGCCCGCGCCTTCGCCACGCAGGCCCCCTCGACCGCCGCGCACTGGCTGAAGGTCGCGCTCGGGCTGATGCCCGCGACCGACGACGCCGGCGCGGCGGGCGGTGACCCCGCCCAGCCCTCCCGCCTCGCGCTGATGATGGAGCTGGCGCAGGTCCAGACGGTCGGCGGCCACCTCATCGAGGGGCGCGAGACCGCGCGGAGCGTCCTGAAGATGCTGCCGCTGGACGCCTACGAGCAGCGCGCCCGCGCGGCCCGGCTCGCCGCGCTGATGGAACGCCAGCTCGACCGCCCGAACGAGGCCCGCACCCTGCTGCTGGACGAGCTGCGCCGGATGCCCGACCCCCGGTCCCCGGCGGCGGTGCCGCTGCGGATGCGGCTGATCGCCGAGCGGATGATGCGGATCGACTTCCGCGCCGCCCAGGCCGTCCTGGACCTGATGCCCGACAGCTCGGAGGACTGGGAGCCCAGCCTGGAGCTCGCCGTCGCCGCGTTCCGGCCGATGCCCGCGCTCGCCGCCGGCCGCATCGAGGACACCCTGCGCTACCTGGCGGCGGCCGACCGGCTGGTGGACGCCGCTCCCGACGAGCACCTCGCCGAGTGGATGGACGCGATCGCCTGGCTGTGCTGGGCCGAGACGTTCATGGGCCGGTTCCGCCCCGCGGCCCGCCGGTTCGAGCGGGCGGTGGACGTCGCCCGCGCCACCGGGCAGCTCTACGTCGTCCCCACGCTGATGGCGGGCCTCACCCGCGCCTACGGCATGCTCGGCCGGCTGGAGGAGGCCGCGGTCGTCGCCGAGGAGGCGGTGGAGGAGGCGCGGCTCCTGCACTCGGGGCAGCAGCTGGTGTTCGCGCTCACGCAGCAGAGCCTCGTCGCGGGCTGGTCCGGGGACGAGGAGTCCGCGCTGCGGCACGCCGAGGAGGCCATCGAGAGCGGCGCCGGCGTCGGCGAGTGGTGGGGCTCCATGGCCCGCTACGCGCGCGCGATGGCGCTGATCGGGCTCGGCCGGCTGGAGGAGGGCGCCGAGGCCGTCGACGCTACGGTCAAGGGCCCGCTGGACCAGCGGACGCACCTGTCGCTGAGCGAGGTCATGGCCGGCGTCGAGGCGGGACGGGGCCGCGCCGCGGCCGCCCAGAAGTGGGTGGAGCGCGGCGAGCACTACATCATCCCCGGCCTGGAGGCCCACAACGGGCTGGCGCAGCTGGCCCGCGCCCACGTCCTGCAGCTCACCGACGCCGCCGCGGCGGCCCGAGAGGCGCTCGCGGCCGCGGAGATGTTCGAGGAGGCCGGGCACCGCATCGACGCGGGCCGGGCCCGGATGCGGGCCGGGCAGGCGCACGCCGGGTCCGGCGAGCGCGCCGCCGCCCGCGAGCAGCTGCGGCTCGCCGCCGAGATCTTCGCGGGCTGCGGGGCGCGCTCCCTGCACGCGCAGGCCGTCCGCGAGCAGCGCCGGATCGGGGTGCGGGTGCCGGCGCGGGGCGGCGGCCGCGAGACGGGGCTGCCGGGCGGGCTGTCCAAGCGCGAGTACGAGGTCGCGTCGCTGGTCGTGGAGGGGTGCACGAACTCGCAGATCGCCGAGCGGCTGTTCGTCAGCATCCGCACCGTCGAGACGCACCTGTCGCACATCTTCGCCAAGTTCGGGGTGAACTCCCGGGTCGGCGTGGTCAACGCCCTCAGCCGCCAGGACCCTGACGCCCCCGGGGCCGGCTGA